Proteins from a genomic interval of Bradysia coprophila strain Holo2 chromosome X, BU_Bcop_v1, whole genome shotgun sequence:
- the LOC119083328 gene encoding aminopeptidase N-like has product MLKPIYWIAICLLHPILASSEKYRLPTALRPEHYKLEVITHLGDDEGFKFSGKVWIKINCEEDTKNITLHSRNLDINTKELVLNELTDDGNKAMLVENTDFDTDHEFFIIYTTDIMKKGQNYELYIPFSAELNQGLLGYYRSSYIDQKTQSRLWISVTQFESTFARRAFPCFDEPEMKAKFEISLGHEKKYNALSNMPVKETTDIKEKSNWVWSHFQETVPMSTYLVAYSINDFEFKESIVKMSHDVLFKIWARRDAVYQVEYAKYIGPKVLKFYEEYFDIKFPLPKMDMIAIPDFSAGAMENWGLVTYRETALLFSPNVSSSSSQHRVASVIAHELAHQWFGNLVTMKWWEDLWLNEGFATYVASLGVDYLHPEWNSFQEESVSNTLDIFKFDSLKSSHPVSVPIGDPAEISQIFDKISYEKGSSIIRMMHLFLGEEAFRWGVSNYLKKHKYGNAEQDNLWESLTEEAHKQGSLDKSITVKQIMDSWTLQTGYPIITVDRNYANGSAQITQKRYLSDTVQARSDNEQCWWVPLSYTTSEVRDFNSTHPKSWLRCKCSDPHVSIPATVADLPDETKWVVFNIEMSGLYKVKYDVANWNLLIAQLAGPNYNQISAINRAQLIDDALDLAWTGDQDYSIALRIVEYLKHEKEYIPWKSALDNLSAVNRVLRRTAQYGLFKNYMKSVLEPIYKSIGGLTVDKKANNRLDAVKHKVLVASWSCRFSVGECETKSKELFAEWMTVEQPDKKNPVPLDLRSVVYCTAMRLGGQKEWDFLWERYMASNVGTEKVMILGSLGCSREIWLMQRYLEWSLDESSGVRKQDSSIVFGSIATGDIGFLLAKSFLVDRIEDIYNFLQPDTSRLARYIKPLANQMSSSKDYDELKQFVKDRANYFDKATNSVKQSLETVEINAQWQARNYKSIGQILSEFSNE; this is encoded by the exons ATGCTCAAACCTATTTATTGGATAGCAATATGTTTGCTACATCCAATACTTGCAAGTTCAGAAAAATATCGTCTACCCACAGCTTTAAGGCCAGAACATTATAAGCTAGAGGTCATTACACATCTCGGAGACGATGAGGGATTCAAATTTTCCGGAAAAGTTTGGATAAAG aTAAACTGCGAAGAAGACACAAAGAACATAACTCTGCACTCAAGAAATCTCGATATAAACACCAAGGAACTGGTATTGAATGAACTCACAGACGATGGCAATAAGGCAATGCTCGTCGAGAATACTGACTTCGATACGGAtcatgaattttttatcaTCTATACGACTGATATAATGAAAAAGGGTCAAAACTATGAACTTTACATTCCATTTTCTGCGGAACTGAATCAAGGACTGTTGGGCTATTACCGAAGTAGTTACATTGATCAGAAAACACAGAGTCGATT ATGGATTTCAGTCACACAATTTGAATCGACGTTCGCGCGTCGAGCATTCCCATGTTTTGATGAACCGGAAATGAAGG CCAAGTTCGAGATCAGTTTGGGACACGAAAAGAAATACAATGCATTGAGTAACATGCCTGTGAAGGAGACCACCGATAt AAAGGAAAAGTCGAACTGGGTTTGGTCACACTTCCAGGAAACAGTTCCCATGTCTACATACTTGGTGGCATACTCAATAAATGACTTTGAATTCAAAGAGTCGATCGTTAAAATGAGTCATGATGTGTTGTTCAAAATTTGGGCACGACGCGATGCAGTCTATCAG GTGGAATACGCAAAATATATTGGGCCCAAGGTACTGAAATTCTACGAGGAATACTTTGACATCAAATTTCCTCTGCCCAAGATGGATATGATTGCGATTCCAGATTTTTCAGCTGGTGCCATGGAAAATTGG GGCCTAGTTACATACCGTGAAACAGCGTTGCTATTTTCGCCAAATGTATCCTCGTCTAGTTCTCAACATCGAGTTGCTTCAGTGATTGCACACGAATTG GCTCATCAATGGttcg GAAATCTGGTAACTATGAAGTG GTGGGAAGATCTCTGGCTAAATGAGGGCTTCGCTACTTACGTAGCATCGCTGGGCGTTGACTATCTACATCCCGAATGGAATTCCTTCCAAGAGGAGTCCGTTTCGAACACATTGGACATATTCAAGTTTGACTCGTTGAAATCCAGTCATCCCGTGTCAGTGCCAATTGGTGATCCAGCCGAGATATCGCaaatatttgacaaaattagTTACGAAAAAGGATCCAGCATAATACGAATGATGCATCTGTTTTTGGGCGAAGAGGCGTTCCGTTGGGGTGTTAGTAACTATCTGAAGAAACACAAATATGGAAATGCTGAACAG GATAACCTGTGGGAAAGTTTGACCGAGGAAGCACATAAACAAGGCTCGTTAGACAAATCGATAACAGTTAAGCAAATAATGGACTCTTGGACACTTCAGACCGGTTATCCGATTATTACAGTTGATCGCAACTACGCAAACGGATCGGCCCAAATAACGCAGAAACGATACTTGTCCGACACGGTACAGGCCCGTTCAGACAACGAACAGTGTTGGTGGGTTCCACTCAGCTATACGACGTCGGAAGTACGAGATTTCAACAGCACTCACCCGAAGTCGTGGCTCAGGTGCAAATGTAGCGATCCACACGTATCCATACCGGCGACAGTAGCAGATCTCCCGGACGAAACCAAATGGGTGGTGTTCAATATTGAGATGTCCGGTCTCTATAAAGTCAAATATGATGTGGCCAATTGGAATTTGTTGATTGCACAACTGGCCGGACCAAACTACAACCAAATTAGCGCGATCAATCGGGCACAGTTGATTGACGATGCATTGGATCTTGCTTG gacTGGTGATCAAGACTACAGCATAGCACTGAGAATCGTTGAATATTTGAAACACGAAAAGGAATACATTCCGTGGAAATCGGCCCTCGATAATCTAAGCGCCGTTAATAGGGTATTGAGACGGACAGCACAGTATGGACTGTTCAAG AATTACATGAAGAGCGTACTTGAACCCATTTACAAGAGTATTGGTGGATTAACTGTTGACAAAAAGGCCAATAATCGTTTGGACGCAGTTAAGCATAAAGTTTTGGTCGCTTCTTGGTCGTGCCGTTTTTCAGTCGGAGAATGTGAAACAAAATCCAAGGAACTTTTTGCAGAATGGATGACCGTCGAACAGCCAGACAAAAAGAATCCAGTACCATTAGATCTCCGTTCAGTTGTTTATTGCACGGCAATGCGATTAGGTGGTCAAAAGGAATGGGATTTCCTGTGGGAACGATACATGGCTAGCAATGTCGGTACAGAAAAAGTTATGATCCTCGGTTCTCTGGGATGTTCGCGAGAAATATGGTTGATGCAACGGTACCTGGAGTGGAGTTTAGATGAATCGTCTGGGGTACGCAAACAGGACAGTAGCATAGTATTTGGTTCTATTGCAACCGGTGACATTGGTTTCCTATTGGCGAAATCATTTTTGGTCGATCGAATCGAAGACATTTACAATTT CTTACAGCCAGATACCTCTCGTTTAGCGCGATACATAAAGCCACTAGCAAATCAGATGTCTTCATCCAAGGATTACGATGAGTTGaaacaatttgtgaaagaTCGTGCCAATTATTTCGACAAAGCGACTAACAGTGTGAAACAGTCTCTGGAAACTGTCGAAATAAATGCACAATGGCAGGCCAGAAACTACAAGAGCATTGGACAGATTTTAAGCGAGTTTTCCAACGAATAG
- the LOC119083340 gene encoding ubiquitin carboxyl-terminal hydrolase 1-like isoform X3, with product MWFRSETVSTLTNVTRLPIFNRHYCFEFMSLMLLLFACIFGFQKMLVPYPELSSTILARHQSHKTLALRNSRRDDLDAIPIAAKNLDPIENRNKKQNNVATSLENPIENNENQCAPLQQDTNPAENRLVSKLSHKVNLAGDNTKRKKVLSLSLNRENITRPTQANKKNSVDSRHSPLKKRLKTWEMHEYMQHQTGASSSNDYILPKASHNSDENSYNQRKQITSSMATLCNIGNTCYLNSVVYTLRFAPRFLHNLHHVCDDLSEITQKVHNKGKSASLGRNVGGIQGSNTRSWSTKDLASIGSFVDVPKTNRQIATEKLHELYMHLYRNEMVESTEAFHADTFLNAVQDVSSIFEGNQQQDAHEFLMCVLDSIRETCNSLTRVITECPDIVANGYVSLPEKIEVQTSQRKNFPNIFRKRSKDDKSKTNRNDAPSKDNDANRDANNPKSGSISNFDDELMCGPDKEKNLEKVNEKIKTMGVDFFTEDFEGVTCSSTKCLSCETITEQKETMIDLSVPITGYENIDQQEDPNLFIQNLCITREQFRGENKYRCEVCTGLTEAIRTVSYPVLPRLLIIQLKRFSGGMEKINNYIPTPFNLQCFCSNCCVRSDAEKLHTYRLYSVITHVGATLSVGHYIAYTTSLDNYKDYYDCPKDKRKNHGSVKNLTNGIDKTASNGSISCQSVSCCGILMKNSPGTSLSSLNINGISEHLRHNSYVDNLSNSSLNDDCGSYGGSNFSKKSEPLWFVCDDDKIKTMTQREFEDLLSPNKKIMVTPYLLFYARVDLRKQT from the exons ATGTGGTTCCGTAGTGAAACGGTTTCGACATTGACAAACGTCACTCGTCTTCCGATATTTAATCGACATTATTGTTTTGAGTTTATGTCcttgatgttgttgttgtttgccTGTATATTTG GTTTTCAAAAGATGCTTGTTCCTTATCCTGAGTTAAGCAGCACAATATTAGCAAGACATCAATCCCATAAAACGTTGGCTTTGAGAAATTCTCGCAGAGATGATTTAGATGCCATTCCGATTGCTGCAAAGAACTTGGATCCAATTGAAAATCGCAACAAAAAGCAAAACAATGTGGCCACATCACTAGAGAATCCAATCGAAAATAACGAGAATCAATGTGCACCTCTTCAACAGGACACCAATCCAGCGGAGAATAGACTCGTTTCGAAATTGAGTCACAAAGTGAATTTGGCCGGTGACAATACAAAacggaaaaaagttttatcgcTGTCATTGAATCGGGAGAATATAACGAGGCCTACCCaagcgaacaaaaaaaattcggttGACAGTCGTCATTCGCCATTGAAAAAACGACTCAAAACCTGGGAAATGCACGAATATATGCAGCACCAAACGGGTGCATCGTCGTCAAATGATTACATTTTGCCGAAAGCGTCACACAATTCCGATGAGAATTCGTACAATCAGAGAAAACAGATCACATCGTCGATGGCAACGCTGTGCAACATCGGAAACACATGCTATTTGAATTCGGTTGTTTACACTTTGCGATTCGCTCCTCGCTTTCTGCACAATCTTCATCATGTCTGCGACGATCTATCGGAAATTACGCAAAAAGTGCATAACAAAGGTAAGAGTGCATCGCTCGGCCGTAATGTGGGCGGTATACAAGGATCAAACACGCGCAGCTGGAGCACTAAAGATCTAGCCTCAATCGGTTCGTTTGTGGATGTGCCGAAAACGAATCGTCAAATTGCCACCGAAAAACTGCACGAACTGTACATGCATTTGTATCGTAACGAGATGGTTGAATCCACGGAAGCATTCCACGCTGACACATTCCTCAATGCTGTACAGGATGTTAGTTCCATATTTGAGGGTAATCAACAGCAGGACGCTCATGAGTTTTTGATGTGTGTGTTGGATAGTATACGGGAAACATGCAACTCATTAACAAGAGTCATAACGGAATGTCCGGATATTGTAGCAAATGG TTATGTAAGTCTACCGGAAAAAATCGAGGTGCAAACATCCCAACGCAAAAATTTTCCCAATATATTTCGCAAACGCAGTAAAGATgataaatcgaaaacaaatcGAAACGATGCCCCATCGAAAGACAATGATGCAAACAGAGATGCAAACAATCCGAAAAGTGGCTCGATATCGAATTTCGACGATGAACTGATGTGTGGACCTgacaaggaaaaaaatttggagaAAGTCAACGAGAAAATCAAGACGATGGGCGTCGATTTTTTTACGGAGGATTTCGAAGGGGTCACATGTTCGTCGACGAAATGTTTAAGCTGTGAGACAATAACTGAACAAAAGGAAACAATGATCGATTTGTCAGTGCCTATAACCGGCTATGAAAATATTGACCAACAGGAAGAtcccaatttatttattcag AATTTGTGCATTACCCGCGAACAATTCCGTGGCGAAAATAAGTATCGATGTGAGGTGTGCACCGGTCTCACCGAAGCGATTCGTACAGTATCTTATCCCGTACTGCCGCGCCTGCTAATCATTCAACTGAAACGATTTTCCGGTGGCATGGAGAAAATCAACAATTACATCCCAACGCCATTCAATTTACAATGCTTTTGTTCGAATTGTTGTGTACGATCGGATGCGGAAAAACTTCACACCTATCGGCTGTACAGTGTTATCACTCATGTGGGTGCTACGCTATCCGTTGGACACTACATCGCCTACACAACATCATTAGATAACTACAAAGACTATTATGACTGTCCGAAGGACAAACGAAAAAATC atggttCGGTTAAGAATTTGACAAATGGAATTGATAAGACTGCTTCCAATGGCAGCATTTCCTGTCAAAGTGTCAGTTGCTGTGGTATTCTTATGAAAAATAGTCCTGGAACTAGTCTGAGTAGTTTGAACATAAATGGTATATCGGAACATTTGCGACACAATAGTTACGTGGATAATCTGTCGAATTCGTCGCTGAACGACGATTGTGGTAGTTATGGTGGAAgtaattttagtaaaaaatCGGAACCCCTATGGTTCGTGTGTGATGatgataaaatcaaaacaatgaCACAACGCGAATTTGAGGATTTGCTGTCACCGAATAAGAAAATTATGGTCACGCCTTATTTGCTATTTTATGCTAGAGTTGATCTGCGTAAGCAAACGTAA
- the LOC119083340 gene encoding ubiquitin carboxyl-terminal hydrolase 1-like isoform X1 has translation MWFRSETVSTLTNVTRLPIFNRHYCFEFMSLMLLLFACIFGFQKMLVPYPELSSTILARHQSHKTLALRNSRRDDLDAIPIAAKNLDPIENRNKKQNNVATSLENPIENNENQCAPLQQDTNPAENRLVSKLSHKVNLAGDNTKRKKVLSLSLNRENITRPTQANKKNSVDSRHSPLKKRLKTWEMHEYMQHQTGASSSNDYILPKASHNSDENSYNQRKQITSSMATLCNIGNTCYLNSVVYTLRFAPRFLHNLHHVCDDLSEITQKVHNKGKSASLGRNVGGIQGSNTRSWSTKDLASIGSFVDVPKTNRQIATEKLHELYMHLYRNEMVESTEAFHADTFLNAVQDVSSIFEGNQQQDAHEFLMCVLDSIRETCNSLTRVITECPDIVANGYVSLPEKIEVQTSQRKNFPNIFRKRSKDDKSKTNRNDAPSKDNDANRDANNPKSGSISNFDDELMCGPDKEKNLEKVNEKIKTMGVDFFTEDFEGVTCSSTKCLSCETITEQKETMIDLSVPITGYENIDQQEDPNLFIQNLCITREQFRGENKYRCEVCTGLTEAIRTVSYPVLPRLLIIQLKRFSGGMEKINNYIPTPFNLQCFCSNCCVRSDAEKLHTYRLYSVITHVGATLSVGHYIAYTTSLDNYKDYYDCPKDKRKNHQNPTCPVPPVGGQNAEKNLGLKKILFGKSKATSSGDVTKNIKNLNGSVKNLTNGIDKTASNGSISCQSVSCCGILMKNSPGTSLSSLNINGISEHLRHNSYVDNLSNSSLNDDCGSYGGSNFSKKSEPLWFVCDDDKIKTMTQREFEDLLSPNKKIMVTPYLLFYARVDLRKQT, from the exons ATGTGGTTCCGTAGTGAAACGGTTTCGACATTGACAAACGTCACTCGTCTTCCGATATTTAATCGACATTATTGTTTTGAGTTTATGTCcttgatgttgttgttgtttgccTGTATATTTG GTTTTCAAAAGATGCTTGTTCCTTATCCTGAGTTAAGCAGCACAATATTAGCAAGACATCAATCCCATAAAACGTTGGCTTTGAGAAATTCTCGCAGAGATGATTTAGATGCCATTCCGATTGCTGCAAAGAACTTGGATCCAATTGAAAATCGCAACAAAAAGCAAAACAATGTGGCCACATCACTAGAGAATCCAATCGAAAATAACGAGAATCAATGTGCACCTCTTCAACAGGACACCAATCCAGCGGAGAATAGACTCGTTTCGAAATTGAGTCACAAAGTGAATTTGGCCGGTGACAATACAAAacggaaaaaagttttatcgcTGTCATTGAATCGGGAGAATATAACGAGGCCTACCCaagcgaacaaaaaaaattcggttGACAGTCGTCATTCGCCATTGAAAAAACGACTCAAAACCTGGGAAATGCACGAATATATGCAGCACCAAACGGGTGCATCGTCGTCAAATGATTACATTTTGCCGAAAGCGTCACACAATTCCGATGAGAATTCGTACAATCAGAGAAAACAGATCACATCGTCGATGGCAACGCTGTGCAACATCGGAAACACATGCTATTTGAATTCGGTTGTTTACACTTTGCGATTCGCTCCTCGCTTTCTGCACAATCTTCATCATGTCTGCGACGATCTATCGGAAATTACGCAAAAAGTGCATAACAAAGGTAAGAGTGCATCGCTCGGCCGTAATGTGGGCGGTATACAAGGATCAAACACGCGCAGCTGGAGCACTAAAGATCTAGCCTCAATCGGTTCGTTTGTGGATGTGCCGAAAACGAATCGTCAAATTGCCACCGAAAAACTGCACGAACTGTACATGCATTTGTATCGTAACGAGATGGTTGAATCCACGGAAGCATTCCACGCTGACACATTCCTCAATGCTGTACAGGATGTTAGTTCCATATTTGAGGGTAATCAACAGCAGGACGCTCATGAGTTTTTGATGTGTGTGTTGGATAGTATACGGGAAACATGCAACTCATTAACAAGAGTCATAACGGAATGTCCGGATATTGTAGCAAATGG TTATGTAAGTCTACCGGAAAAAATCGAGGTGCAAACATCCCAACGCAAAAATTTTCCCAATATATTTCGCAAACGCAGTAAAGATgataaatcgaaaacaaatcGAAACGATGCCCCATCGAAAGACAATGATGCAAACAGAGATGCAAACAATCCGAAAAGTGGCTCGATATCGAATTTCGACGATGAACTGATGTGTGGACCTgacaaggaaaaaaatttggagaAAGTCAACGAGAAAATCAAGACGATGGGCGTCGATTTTTTTACGGAGGATTTCGAAGGGGTCACATGTTCGTCGACGAAATGTTTAAGCTGTGAGACAATAACTGAACAAAAGGAAACAATGATCGATTTGTCAGTGCCTATAACCGGCTATGAAAATATTGACCAACAGGAAGAtcccaatttatttattcag AATTTGTGCATTACCCGCGAACAATTCCGTGGCGAAAATAAGTATCGATGTGAGGTGTGCACCGGTCTCACCGAAGCGATTCGTACAGTATCTTATCCCGTACTGCCGCGCCTGCTAATCATTCAACTGAAACGATTTTCCGGTGGCATGGAGAAAATCAACAATTACATCCCAACGCCATTCAATTTACAATGCTTTTGTTCGAATTGTTGTGTACGATCGGATGCGGAAAAACTTCACACCTATCGGCTGTACAGTGTTATCACTCATGTGGGTGCTACGCTATCCGTTGGACACTACATCGCCTACACAACATCATTAGATAACTACAAAGACTATTATGACTGTCCGAAGGACAAACGAAAAAATCACCAAAATCCAACATGTCCGGTACCGCCAGTCGGCGGTCAGAATGCCGAGAAAAATCTAGGATTGAAGAAGATTTTATTTGGCAAAAGTAAAGCAACGAGCAGTGGTGAcgttacaaaaaatattaaaaatttaaatggttCGGTTAAGAATTTGACAAATGGAATTGATAAGACTGCTTCCAATGGCAGCATTTCCTGTCAAAGTGTCAGTTGCTGTGGTATTCTTATGAAAAATAGTCCTGGAACTAGTCTGAGTAGTTTGAACATAAATGGTATATCGGAACATTTGCGACACAATAGTTACGTGGATAATCTGTCGAATTCGTCGCTGAACGACGATTGTGGTAGTTATGGTGGAAgtaattttagtaaaaaatCGGAACCCCTATGGTTCGTGTGTGATGatgataaaatcaaaacaatgaCACAACGCGAATTTGAGGATTTGCTGTCACCGAATAAGAAAATTATGGTCACGCCTTATTTGCTATTTTATGCTAGAGTTGATCTGCGTAAGCAAACGTAA
- the LOC119083340 gene encoding ubiquitin carboxyl-terminal hydrolase 1-like isoform X2 has protein sequence MLVPYPELSSTILARHQSHKTLALRNSRRDDLDAIPIAAKNLDPIENRNKKQNNVATSLENPIENNENQCAPLQQDTNPAENRLVSKLSHKVNLAGDNTKRKKVLSLSLNRENITRPTQANKKNSVDSRHSPLKKRLKTWEMHEYMQHQTGASSSNDYILPKASHNSDENSYNQRKQITSSMATLCNIGNTCYLNSVVYTLRFAPRFLHNLHHVCDDLSEITQKVHNKGKSASLGRNVGGIQGSNTRSWSTKDLASIGSFVDVPKTNRQIATEKLHELYMHLYRNEMVESTEAFHADTFLNAVQDVSSIFEGNQQQDAHEFLMCVLDSIRETCNSLTRVITECPDIVANGYVSLPEKIEVQTSQRKNFPNIFRKRSKDDKSKTNRNDAPSKDNDANRDANNPKSGSISNFDDELMCGPDKEKNLEKVNEKIKTMGVDFFTEDFEGVTCSSTKCLSCETITEQKETMIDLSVPITGYENIDQQEDPNLFIQNLCITREQFRGENKYRCEVCTGLTEAIRTVSYPVLPRLLIIQLKRFSGGMEKINNYIPTPFNLQCFCSNCCVRSDAEKLHTYRLYSVITHVGATLSVGHYIAYTTSLDNYKDYYDCPKDKRKNHQNPTCPVPPVGGQNAEKNLGLKKILFGKSKATSSGDVTKNIKNLNGSVKNLTNGIDKTASNGSISCQSVSCCGILMKNSPGTSLSSLNINGISEHLRHNSYVDNLSNSSLNDDCGSYGGSNFSKKSEPLWFVCDDDKIKTMTQREFEDLLSPNKKIMVTPYLLFYARVDLRKQT, from the exons ATGCTTGTTCCTTATCCTGAGTTAAGCAGCACAATATTAGCAAGACATCAATCCCATAAAACGTTGGCTTTGAGAAATTCTCGCAGAGATGATTTAGATGCCATTCCGATTGCTGCAAAGAACTTGGATCCAATTGAAAATCGCAACAAAAAGCAAAACAATGTGGCCACATCACTAGAGAATCCAATCGAAAATAACGAGAATCAATGTGCACCTCTTCAACAGGACACCAATCCAGCGGAGAATAGACTCGTTTCGAAATTGAGTCACAAAGTGAATTTGGCCGGTGACAATACAAAacggaaaaaagttttatcgcTGTCATTGAATCGGGAGAATATAACGAGGCCTACCCaagcgaacaaaaaaaattcggttGACAGTCGTCATTCGCCATTGAAAAAACGACTCAAAACCTGGGAAATGCACGAATATATGCAGCACCAAACGGGTGCATCGTCGTCAAATGATTACATTTTGCCGAAAGCGTCACACAATTCCGATGAGAATTCGTACAATCAGAGAAAACAGATCACATCGTCGATGGCAACGCTGTGCAACATCGGAAACACATGCTATTTGAATTCGGTTGTTTACACTTTGCGATTCGCTCCTCGCTTTCTGCACAATCTTCATCATGTCTGCGACGATCTATCGGAAATTACGCAAAAAGTGCATAACAAAGGTAAGAGTGCATCGCTCGGCCGTAATGTGGGCGGTATACAAGGATCAAACACGCGCAGCTGGAGCACTAAAGATCTAGCCTCAATCGGTTCGTTTGTGGATGTGCCGAAAACGAATCGTCAAATTGCCACCGAAAAACTGCACGAACTGTACATGCATTTGTATCGTAACGAGATGGTTGAATCCACGGAAGCATTCCACGCTGACACATTCCTCAATGCTGTACAGGATGTTAGTTCCATATTTGAGGGTAATCAACAGCAGGACGCTCATGAGTTTTTGATGTGTGTGTTGGATAGTATACGGGAAACATGCAACTCATTAACAAGAGTCATAACGGAATGTCCGGATATTGTAGCAAATGG TTATGTAAGTCTACCGGAAAAAATCGAGGTGCAAACATCCCAACGCAAAAATTTTCCCAATATATTTCGCAAACGCAGTAAAGATgataaatcgaaaacaaatcGAAACGATGCCCCATCGAAAGACAATGATGCAAACAGAGATGCAAACAATCCGAAAAGTGGCTCGATATCGAATTTCGACGATGAACTGATGTGTGGACCTgacaaggaaaaaaatttggagaAAGTCAACGAGAAAATCAAGACGATGGGCGTCGATTTTTTTACGGAGGATTTCGAAGGGGTCACATGTTCGTCGACGAAATGTTTAAGCTGTGAGACAATAACTGAACAAAAGGAAACAATGATCGATTTGTCAGTGCCTATAACCGGCTATGAAAATATTGACCAACAGGAAGAtcccaatttatttattcag AATTTGTGCATTACCCGCGAACAATTCCGTGGCGAAAATAAGTATCGATGTGAGGTGTGCACCGGTCTCACCGAAGCGATTCGTACAGTATCTTATCCCGTACTGCCGCGCCTGCTAATCATTCAACTGAAACGATTTTCCGGTGGCATGGAGAAAATCAACAATTACATCCCAACGCCATTCAATTTACAATGCTTTTGTTCGAATTGTTGTGTACGATCGGATGCGGAAAAACTTCACACCTATCGGCTGTACAGTGTTATCACTCATGTGGGTGCTACGCTATCCGTTGGACACTACATCGCCTACACAACATCATTAGATAACTACAAAGACTATTATGACTGTCCGAAGGACAAACGAAAAAATCACCAAAATCCAACATGTCCGGTACCGCCAGTCGGCGGTCAGAATGCCGAGAAAAATCTAGGATTGAAGAAGATTTTATTTGGCAAAAGTAAAGCAACGAGCAGTGGTGAcgttacaaaaaatattaaaaatttaaatggttCGGTTAAGAATTTGACAAATGGAATTGATAAGACTGCTTCCAATGGCAGCATTTCCTGTCAAAGTGTCAGTTGCTGTGGTATTCTTATGAAAAATAGTCCTGGAACTAGTCTGAGTAGTTTGAACATAAATGGTATATCGGAACATTTGCGACACAATAGTTACGTGGATAATCTGTCGAATTCGTCGCTGAACGACGATTGTGGTAGTTATGGTGGAAgtaattttagtaaaaaatCGGAACCCCTATGGTTCGTGTGTGATGatgataaaatcaaaacaatgaCACAACGCGAATTTGAGGATTTGCTGTCACCGAATAAGAAAATTATGGTCACGCCTTATTTGCTATTTTATGCTAGAGTTGATCTGCGTAAGCAAACGTAA